In Leptospirillum ferriphilum, a genomic segment contains:
- the casB gene encoding type I-E CRISPR-associated protein Cse2/CasB, producing MIENQNPSVPQKPSYERNLAFVDYIVRRCEANNGIRAGLKRADNPNTEYQGWDVLAGFGIDLTNESERLSHAIIGADIARTKASGNGPFGIGRAIARCYTEGNKDDQAKSRLRRLLACDSLREAILVLRQVFRLIESRGAGTLNYASLLGELRWFNHEDSRNRTKVRWAQEFYGRSNEWEDQ from the coding sequence ATGATTGAGAATCAAAATCCATCCGTACCCCAAAAACCTTCCTATGAACGAAATTTGGCATTTGTGGATTACATCGTCCGGCGCTGTGAGGCGAACAATGGAATAAGAGCCGGGTTGAAACGTGCCGACAACCCTAATACCGAGTATCAAGGCTGGGATGTCTTGGCAGGTTTCGGCATTGACCTAACAAACGAAAGCGAACGGCTGTCACACGCGATCATTGGTGCCGATATCGCCAGAACGAAAGCATCAGGAAATGGACCTTTCGGTATAGGTCGAGCAATTGCAAGGTGCTACACCGAAGGGAACAAAGATGATCAGGCAAAATCCAGGCTGCGTCGATTACTTGCCTGCGATTCACTCCGGGAAGCCATTCTCGTTTTACGGCAGGTCTTTCGACTAATTGAATCAAGAGGTGCTGGGACGCTCAATTATGCATCTCTTCTGGGTGAATTGAGGTGGTTTAATCATGAAGATAGCCGAAACCGGACAAAAGTGAGATGGGCTCAGGAGTTTTATGGAAGGAGTAATGAATGGGAAGATCAATGA